The following are encoded in a window of Panicum virgatum strain AP13 chromosome 5N, P.virgatum_v5, whole genome shotgun sequence genomic DNA:
- the LOC120672915 gene encoding uncharacterized protein LOC120672915 codes for MAASSLSLSQPLPATATAPCAIRRGARHGPALPARRRPAARCAAFRRNTSGGRGQYGGALVDEGMSVLRRRIREARMAETNYEAPAEWAAWEKRYYPAYVSDVSGLVGALQLALMGTRPSVAIAVAALVLASVPVSAAAAMHHLATVAEAVLQSVHHVS; via the coding sequence ATGGCCGCTTCGTCCCTCTCGCTCTCGCAACCGctcccggcgacggcgacggcgccgtgCGCGATCCGGCGCGGGGCGCGCCACGGCCCGGCGCtaccggcgaggaggaggccggcggcgcgctgcgcggcgttccggcggaacacgagcggcggccggggccagTACGGCGGCGCGCTGGTGGACGAGGGCATGtccgtgctgcggcggcggatccgggagGCGCGGATGGCGGAGACCAACTACGAGGCGCCCGCCGAGTGGGCGGCCTGGGAGAAGCGCTACTACCCCGCCTACGTCTCCGACGTGTCCGGCCTCGTCGGCGCGCTGCAGCTGGCCCTCATGGGCACCAGGCCCagcgtcgccatcgccgtcgccgcgctcgtGCTCGCCAGCGTGCcggtctccgccgccgccgcgatgcaCCATCTGGCGACGGTGGCCGAGGCCGTCCTGCAGTCCGTGCACCACGTATCTTGA
- the LOC120675534 gene encoding uncharacterized protein LOC120675534: MQLASCQLPAAAAGRSGGRPSWTTTTPPALTVIVKKPAAASSPTPTRAARCRCSSSGRDEAEFGCGGGGGGLVDEGMVVLRRRIHEMRAAERNWEPPEEWAAWEKEWYGTYDADVCELAGALRAFLVSSRPGVGVGLLAVLVLAVPASAFVLVSHLLDASRAIISNLHH, encoded by the coding sequence ATGCAACTCGCGAGCTGCcaactccccgccgccgccgccggccggtccGGCGGCCGTCCTTCCTGGACGACGACGACACCGCCCGCATTGACGGTCATCGTCAAGAaacccgccgccgcgtcgtcgcccacgcccacgcgcgccgcgcgctgccGCTGCTCGTCCTCCGGCCGCGACGAGGCGGAgttcggctgcggcggcggcggcggcgggctggtgGACGAGGGGATGGTCGTCCTGCGCCGCCGGATCCACGAGATGCGCGCCGCGGAGCGCAACTGGGAGCCGCCCGAGGAGTGGGCGGCGTGGGAGAAGGAATGGTACGGCACCTACGACGCCGACGTctgcgagctcgccggcgcgctccgGGCGTTCCTCGTGAGCTCCCGCCCCGGCGTCGGGGTGGGGCTCCTGGCCGTGCTCGTGCTCGCCGTGCCGGCCTCCGCCTTCGTCCTCGTCTCCCACCTCCTCGATGCTTCACGGGCGATCATCTCCAATCTGCACCACTGA